From Punica granatum isolate Tunisia-2019 chromosome 1, ASM765513v2, whole genome shotgun sequence:
AAAGTTATTATTATGAGGAAAGGAGTCGGTAATCGTAGCGAGTTAAGTGCTCATTATAGGAAGGCTTGTCCACTCCGACCTACTCCGGCCAAACCCCACTTAAGACGGGGAGTTTTGAATGCGAAAGGATTGTTATGaaagtttcaaaaataaattcaagGGCTTCTCCAGAAACATTTCAAATGACAAGGTCTTTTGAAACTCCCTCCAAGTCAATAGCCGTATTTTCTGGCTGGCATATGCTGGCAATAATCAAGGACCAGTTCCTGAAACGGCAATGTACAAGAGAACACCTTCATTGACGTGGAAATGAACCAGATCATAagcttatatatattagatagaATTACAAAGAATTCCACCACCAATCTACTGGTTACTCTCCAATAAGACGAGCTAAAACTAAAACATCTATTTTCCTCAATGAATTTCCCCAATCGGGACCAATCGAATTCATTTacggagagagagggggggagaCGCTAAGCCCATATAGCGAGCAAGGCCATTAGACCGGCCCCCAGGAAGAGCATCACATAAGATACAACTTGGAGCCTAAAGTTGCAGCTCATCCTCTTGCTTAGGAAGTCGGCTGCGATGAGATCCACAAGAGCCATGTACACCAAGATGCCCGCCGAGAGGCAGTCGAGGATGCCCTCTGTCACGAGGGCTCGGGGGCTGTTCGGGTTGTAGAAGGAGGCGACGGCGGTCCCCACCCCGATCCCAGCTGGGGTCGTGAGGGCAAAGAAGCAGGCCATGATCATGGCCGAGGAGGTCTTGAACTGGGCCTGGGAGATGCAGCCACCAAGGGCGAAGCCCTCGAAGAACTGGTGAAAGGAGAGGGCTGCAATCAGGGGCCGGATCGTGCATGGGCTCTCAGACACCCCTAGGGACAGCCCAATGATCACCGAATGAGACACGATACCGAGCTCCAAGATCTGCCAGAAAGAAGGGAGTTTGGTTATGGAATTATAAAGTAGTACAAAGGGGTGATAAGTAACCAAAGTACACTTCAGAAGACAACATTTTCCCCGTATAAGCTTAAACTCGATCATCTTCAAAAGAGTTGAAGGAGAAAGGAATTTGAATGCACTTGTTAAACGACGACAGAAAAACTGGCCATGTTATCTAGGAGCAGAGAGAACGCATGTATTTGATAACAAATGGTACGTATTCAAACAAACATTATGCAGGTCAATAGCACCAGATCAATCATGCCGATTGCACCGTGGAGGATCTGATCGATATAAGATTTCaccccggaaaagtgaaggaTCTAAGATCCATATTATCTTTCAATTTGCAAACCTCCTAAAAAACTGATCATAGGTACCAATAGCCAAGTAGAAAACCAAACCGACCCTAATCCACATAATATCACTGAACACAACTTGGTCCCCAACAAAATTCTCAAACCAGTATCAGCTCTATATGCCACATCTCCTATGATTTAAGAACCGCCAAGTAACTCTGCGAGAACAAACAAGGGTGTGATCTCATCACACCCCACCAATAAGAGGGGTCCAACTTCCTCAAAAATTGTTGGCCAGCCTTCAACTATTCCAGCAACCAAAAACAGATCAGATCTTACTACCTTTACAAAGAATGTCAAGCAAGCATAGCTAACTTAAAAATCACAAGATTATTAATCCATGACGTATCATATTCAGACCTTGTAGGTGGCTTCTTTACCTCCCAAAGCTGCACAACAAAAGCGAGCATGGTGTTGAAAGTGGACTTTCAAGCGGTAGTGATAGCGGACCATGTGCCTTTCATTTCCGATTGAACGACCCCCCAATTTCCAACATATTACTTACTTTCATGTCAAATGATGAACTTTTAAGGGAGGAGATTGCCCAGTCAAAATAGTAAGTTCTTGGAAAGTCATGACCCGCGTTCTTGCCATAATGAACTTCCAGGGAACCACAGTGATCAAAATGTAGGGAACCCAGTGATCATTCACATCCTAATCTTTTCCAAAAAGCGGTTATAACTTCTCCCATAAACCTCATCCTACCATATATTTCACATCATTTTTCTCAGTTTCGACCCAGGTGAAGCTGAGACTACTAGTCAAATTGTCCAATCCCTCATAGTAAAAGAACACAAAACACAAACAAGAACATAGAGGATGATATCAAACATCAAGAAACCGAATTAAAGGTTTTACCTGAGAAACAACGACATGGCGAAGCCCACCATCCCCACCACCATCTCTGAACCCATGAGAATGTCCATGCCCGTGGCCATGATCATGCCCATGAGAGTGTGGAGGCTCCCTCACGTTCCCTTCACAGGCCTCCTGGCCATGGGAGTGGTTATGCCTGTGGTGAGCTGCGTGTGCATGCATCCCGACGATGTGCATGCCACCACCTTCTTCCTCTCCAAACAACTTCCCATTCCACTCTTTTCCATCTACAGGTAATATGCCCGACTCAAGACCTGGGTTCACTGCCCCGACACGTCCTTGCTCCTCAGTCGAATGAGTCAACCCCTGCTTACATTTTCAGCAAAATAGGCAAAGATTGGATTCAGTTCTAATGCATCCCAACAATGAACAGATTACATCAAAGACGATGCCGTTCAGTAGGCTTTTCAGTGCTTTTAATTATGAGTCTTCATAACTATCAAATTGTTTTAGTAGTGAATCCAGTAATACAATTGGAACTCATTGTTCACTAAGTTCCATGATTATGGATAAGAATGAACATTTTCCTACATACAAATCCTGAAAACTCTAGTGCACTGTAATTCAAcccattttttttcaagacTAGATTATCTTTCCAGTTTTCTAGATGAAGCAGAGGCCAAAGATACGTATTTCCCTAAACTGGATAATGGACCATTGAGACCATCTTTATCTTTCCTCTGAAAGTAGCAGGAAGATAAAACATTTCAACTCTTCAGATCTGAATTCAACCTAAAAATTAGACAAAATATTCGCAAAATCTCCACcggacaaaaaagaaaatacctGCTTCCTCTCGTAATACTGAGTCCCCACGAAATCGACTAGCAGGGTCACCAGAGCGGCCACCATCGCAAAGAAACCAGCAAATGGGAATTTGGTCCATGGGTACTCAGGCAGGCATGGATCTGACAGAGCCTTAGTCCCTCCCGACAACATATGGACAAACCCGGTAGCAAGGATTACTCCAGCCGCAAATGCCTTGGCCGCAATGAAGAGACTCCCATCAGTTTGCAGGAATTTCTTGCGCTTCCCAACAAGCGGGATTGCGATCCCAATCATGCCCGCCACCAAGATCGAGGCCATTGCGACGAACTTAAGAGTGAAGGCCTCGCTGTCATTGCGACATGATGCCTCGAGCTCAGAAGATTTGCAGTCGGTGTTGGAGACTGAATTGGACACCGAGCGGACAAAGGACTCTGCTAGTTCGAAAGGACACGAGTTAGAGCCCATGAGCCCAATCCATGCGGTAGATGAAATGTTTCGCAGCTTTCATGCTTGGGTTATTTTCAGCCATTGAAGTCAGAAATCCTTAAGCAAGTTCAGTGATTTCCCAAGATTGTAAATGAAGTATTAAGTTTTGGTCAGCTGAAACGTACAGGGAagtaggaaaaagaaaaagaaagggcaagtcATTACACTTCGATGAATGTAAAGAAATTTCAAGAAACACCCAGAAATCAAACAGCAGAGTTTATACTGAATGAAACAATTCCGATTTGAACAGAAACAAACTGAAAATGAGAATTGATCCAAGACGTGGTATCAAGTATCAAATTCTTGAATGAGCTGACGATTCAAGACGACCCGAGAGaccaaaaagagagaaaaatgtcCATTTTAGCGGGCCACAGACAGCAGAGTCATCTAAAGATGGACCCACCTGACACGATTCGATCGAGGAATAACATCTCGAAGAGGTCCTGACCAAACAAAACCAGAAACACGCCCAGCCAGTCAAtacaaaaaacaaaagcaaaatCCAGTACCCAACAACAAAAAACGCAGGAAAAGTACCCAGAATTCGAACGGAAACCGAACCTCGATTAAGAACATGGGAAAGAAATGTCTCCTTCAGGCACACTCCCAAATTCAATTCAACCCCAGAACAAATATAATCATACGAATCAAGAACCTTCGAACGGTGGCGGGTACAAAAGCAGAAGATGAACGAGGAGGtggagaaggaaaaagaagatgaGGGGAAAATGGAGTGTGAGAAGGTGGAAGGGAGGAGAACAGGGCGGTGGTTTGTATAGGGAGGAGGTGTCGACATGATTAGGGGATTGGGAGGGCATCAGGGGAAGGACGAGGCCATGGGATGAGACTTTTGGGGAAGAAGGTGTCGACATCCTTATGTAATGTCGTCGATTACATCACACACGACCCAGCCGCTGCTGGGGCTGCCGCAGGATTCGGTTGGATTCCATTTGTTTCCATAGTTTTCTTaccaaattaaattgaaaaatgatataaacaatcattaatttatctctcttttgttttatttaaatCCGGTTTGTTGTCGTCTCTTTCTTTATTGGGATTTAATATTCATGAATTTCGTGCCCCTGCAGCCGACTTCCCATTTTGATCGAGTTTTACACAATTATGGGAACATGAATGATTGACAAGGTTCAAGGGTTGGCGATTGATTAGATGCAATTCAAGTTATCAACCGATGCCAGCGACGGCACACCGGGAGGAAGATTCCCCCGTGCTACCGTATACTATTGCTGTATATTCGATGGTGAATTCACAACTTGCAGTTATTATCTTGATATATGTCTATATCTATTTCCCATATGATTACCAAGCGTCTTATGCGTTATAACCATTGTCATGTGGTGCTGTCTCTATCTTTCtttatatatgattttgaCGTACTTTGTGTTATTTTGTAGTGTCTGTCTGCGAGGTATTGTATTGTTGGGTTATATttgtattattaattaatattgacATTTTAATAGATAaaccagtgttatcagaaccggaccggatgatgaaccggaaggggtacggggtcatgggtttatgggtccaaccgggggttcgatgggtcggaccgctcgtttatttaaaataaaataaatattcatattattaaaaaaattatgataattaagataaaagtatgatgattttaaagaaatataataatagtataagaaagtatctatatttaatatttcttacttcaaaataaatattttattttaataagtacttaaaagtagagttaaaagaacaaaaaagtggtggtggtttggttggtagtatgctaatatgaaaagcaagaggtcatgagttcaaatccttacacaaccaaccaatttttacattaaataggaaacccataaaaacccatagaaccggccggtttaatgaaattttgcttaaaatcggccggttcaatgggtccggcggttcaaagctgccatttcggtttttaggcgaaccggaccggacttggtgccggttcccggtccgaccgatcgaaccggccggtccggtccggttctgataacaatgagATAAACTGattatcttaaaaaaattgttattgACCAATTCCGCCAAcaatttgtcctttttcttttggtagaCTAGAAAAGAAATTGTCACCCATCTTCCTTGAAGGAGGTGGGCAATAAATCTCTTAGCACATATTTGGACTCTTGTGGGTAATTTGCAAAAGTTAAGTAAGTGGGCCTATTGGATTAGAAGGGAAGGGAGCTCTCCTTTTTTCTGTTGCTGTGTAATGCATGCAATCCATGAGTGCTGGATGTCGACACTCTCAATCTGTGGTACCATGCAACTCCTAGTCTCCACTCTACCCGACATGGATTGGACGCAGTCGAACTTACCCATCTTTCGGTTGCTCGGCTATACGTATATTTTGGACTAAAACATATACGGATATAGGGCTATAAAGGACGatatctaaataatattacTTCTATATCTAATTTAGACTaagcttaatttaatattactaaaaaaaactttactttaattaatttatctaaATATGTTTGCCCTCAatctagaaatttttttatatttaaaaataaaaaaaaaattaataaagaagcTTTATTTGGATTATTTTGTGTATGTATTTTGGCCTCAATCtggaaaatttcatttataaaaaattaatttttaagtgaTATGTTAATTATACAATCTATAAacgaattaaaaattatatgtacAATGTTCAGTATATTACTAGACTGTTGCAATGCAAATCTCAtatgatttaaaatttatgttgaaaattttactatagcaaataaaatttaaattatatatatatataattaattatttttgtgcATACAATGATGACATAATTGTACTTTGGATCTGTTGGGAATTgatgtatgccctagaggcaatctataatcagttctgtaatatgatatctatttcattatattacgaggcatatctgttattgtgtagattgcgctaaatatgattttacacaataatgtccttggaatagtatgttcaataggcatcaagtgtgacttgattgtgagatcctataattaccgaacattattcctaaatgtccatagtcaaagtattatcgttaattaggacaacgataatacggttaga
This genomic window contains:
- the LOC116193156 gene encoding zinc transporter 4, chloroplastic-like isoform X2, translating into MFLIEDLFEMLFLDRIVSESFVRSVSNSVSNTDCKSSELEASCRNDSEAFTLKFVAMASILVAGMIGIAIPLVGKRKKFLQTDGSLFIAAKAFAAGVILATGFVHMLSGGTKALSDPCLPEYPWTKFPFAGFFAMVAALVTLLVDFVGTQYYERKQGLTHSTEEQGRVGAVNPGLESGILPVDGKEWNGKLFGEEEGGGMHIVGMHAHAAHHRHNHSHGQEACEGNVREPPHSHGHDHGHGHGHSHGFRDGGGDGGLRHVVVSQILELGIVSHSVIIGLSLGVSESPCTIRPLIAALSFHQFFEGFALGGCISQAQFKTSSAMIMACFFALTTPAGIGVGTAVASFYNPNSPRALVTEGILDCLSAGILVYMALVDLIAADFLSKRMSCNFRLQVVSYVMLFLGAGLMALLAIWA
- the LOC116193156 gene encoding fe(2+) transport protein 3, chloroplastic-like isoform X1, which codes for MASILVAGMIGIAIPLVGKRKKFLQTDGSLFIAAKAFAAGVILATGFVHMLSGGTKALSDPCLPEYPWTKFPFAGFFAMVAALVTLLVDFVGTQYYERKQGLTHSTEEQGRVGAVNPGLESGILPVDGKEWNGKLFGEEEGGGMHIVGMHAHAAHHRHNHSHGQEACEGNVREPPHSHGHDHGHGHGHSHGFRDGGGDGGLRHVVVSQILELGIVSHSVIIGLSLGVSESPCTIRPLIAALSFHQFFEGFALGGCISQAQFKTSSAMIMACFFALTTPAGIGVGTAVASFYNPNSPRALVTEGILDCLSAGILVYMALVDLIAADFLSKRMSCNFRLQVVSYVMLFLGAGLMALLAIWA